The proteins below come from a single Mycolicibacterium sp. TY81 genomic window:
- a CDS encoding acyl-CoA synthetase: MSANLLWPRYSSPSDLADIEAVPLSERGLPASTYALLARAAQMWPDRIAVSVVPDGERWEKPVERTFSQLLHDVHQSANLLRDLGVQRHDAVALIAPNCDDLITATLAAQLAGIAAPINGGLSPEHVSELVRRSGARVLITADAELDASAWAVAERLVSAGLIDTILLIGPTGATAIDVPTVAGAKVDYLARLSTAHDGTRFHGAAPESTDLAALFHTGGTTGAPKLAAHTHANEVADAWMIAANTVLDETPVLFAALPLFHVNALVVTLLAPLLRGQQVLWAGPLGYRDMSLYGNFWKIIERYGISTMSAVPTVYAVLSLLPVDANISSLRMAIVGASALPPAVRSDFESHTGVPLLEGYGLTEATCASARSFPDHPRPGSAGQRLPYQQLKTVDIDDNGDWHELSAGQIGTLVVGGPTVFPGYVTDRSSDGFVLDGNGKLVDGWLDTGDLAWVDDDGFVHLCGRAKDLIIRGGHNIDPAMIEDALLAHPDVTGAAAVGRPDVHAGEVPVAYVTLRPDAATTPDLLRQWAVEHVAESAAAPKSVIAIDAIPVTAVGKPYKLPLRADAARSAVRDAVADVDGVRGVTADTEDAATVVTVRVAPGTDRAPVEAILGRYALTWRLVDAE; the protein is encoded by the coding sequence ATGAGCGCGAACCTGTTGTGGCCCAGGTACTCCAGCCCGAGCGACCTGGCCGACATCGAAGCCGTCCCACTTTCCGAGCGGGGCTTGCCGGCCTCCACCTACGCGCTGCTGGCGCGCGCGGCACAGATGTGGCCGGACCGGATCGCCGTCAGCGTCGTGCCCGACGGCGAACGTTGGGAGAAGCCCGTTGAGCGCACCTTCAGCCAACTGCTGCACGACGTGCACCAGAGCGCAAACCTACTGCGCGACTTGGGTGTTCAGCGCCATGATGCCGTCGCGCTCATCGCACCGAACTGCGATGACCTGATCACCGCGACGCTGGCGGCTCAGCTCGCCGGCATCGCGGCGCCCATCAACGGCGGGCTCTCCCCGGAGCACGTCAGTGAACTGGTGCGGCGATCCGGCGCCCGAGTCCTCATCACGGCGGACGCTGAGCTCGACGCCTCGGCATGGGCGGTGGCAGAGCGTCTCGTCAGTGCCGGCTTGATCGACACCATCCTGCTGATCGGGCCGACCGGCGCGACGGCGATCGACGTCCCCACGGTGGCGGGAGCCAAGGTCGACTACCTGGCGCGACTGTCCACGGCACACGACGGCACCCGATTCCACGGCGCCGCACCGGAATCCACCGATCTGGCCGCGTTGTTCCACACCGGCGGAACCACCGGCGCGCCGAAACTGGCCGCCCACACGCACGCCAACGAGGTGGCCGATGCATGGATGATCGCCGCCAACACGGTGCTCGATGAAACCCCGGTGTTGTTCGCCGCGCTGCCACTGTTCCACGTCAACGCCCTCGTGGTGACGCTACTGGCGCCGCTGCTGCGCGGACAGCAGGTGCTGTGGGCCGGCCCGCTCGGCTACCGGGATATGTCGCTCTACGGCAACTTCTGGAAAATCATTGAGCGCTACGGGATCTCCACCATGAGCGCGGTACCGACGGTGTACGCCGTGCTCAGCCTGCTCCCCGTCGATGCCAACATCTCCAGTCTGCGGATGGCGATTGTCGGTGCCTCCGCGCTGCCGCCTGCGGTGCGCAGCGATTTCGAGTCGCACACCGGTGTCCCCCTGCTGGAAGGTTACGGCCTGACCGAGGCCACCTGCGCCAGCGCGCGCAGCTTCCCCGACCATCCCCGGCCCGGCTCGGCCGGTCAGCGGCTCCCCTACCAACAACTCAAGACCGTCGACATCGACGACAACGGCGACTGGCACGAACTGTCGGCCGGCCAGATCGGCACCCTCGTGGTCGGTGGCCCCACCGTGTTCCCGGGCTACGTCACCGACCGCAGCTCTGACGGTTTCGTCCTCGACGGCAACGGCAAGCTCGTCGACGGTTGGCTCGACACCGGCGACCTCGCATGGGTCGACGACGACGGCTTCGTCCATCTCTGCGGGCGCGCGAAGGACCTGATCATCCGCGGCGGGCACAACATCGACCCGGCAATGATCGAAGACGCACTGCTGGCGCATCCCGACGTCACCGGCGCGGCCGCGGTCGGCCGGCCCGACGTGCACGCCGGTGAGGTACCGGTCGCGTATGTCACATTGCGGCCCGACGCTGCCACAACTCCGGATTTGTTGCGGCAGTGGGCCGTTGAGCACGTCGCCGAGAGCGCGGCCGCTCCGAAATCGGTAATCGCGATCGACGCCATCCCCGTCACCGCCGTCGGTAAGCCGTACAAGCTGCCGCTGCGGGCCGACGCCGCCCGAAGCGCGGTCCGTGACGCCGTCGCAGATGTCGACGGCGTGCGCGGCGTGACCGCGGATACCGAAGACGCAGCAACGGTTGTCACGGTGCGCGTGGCCCCCGGCACGGACCGTGCCCCGGTCGAGGCAATCCTGGGCCGTTACGCCCTCACGTGGCGGCTGGTGGATGCGGAGTGA
- a CDS encoding fumarylacetoacetate hydrolase family protein, translating to MTISVLRTADAWWVHTATGAAKIATDATTTGALLADRVAIEAAAADTATVPVDSLELVSPVTVPCRVVAQMTNFASHVKDAGMEPASIPLTFFRKSSASITGPSDAIVKPSHVQFLDYEVEIGLVIGTDIPVGSTITEANLADYVAGLVVTNDVSARDIQLPQTQFYEAKSYPTFTPVGPALVLLTAAELKRFGELRLQLRVNGQLRQDMRVAGDMIYPPLQALQSLTRFQDLSAGDLILTGTPVGTALSAPHKAVAFIGSLLPPAVKWKAFFKSQARNPKYLHDGDVVETTIATDDGSIDLGAQRNIVKYA from the coding sequence ATGACCATCTCCGTTCTGCGCACCGCCGACGCCTGGTGGGTGCACACCGCCACCGGTGCCGCCAAGATCGCCACCGATGCGACCACCACGGGCGCCCTGCTCGCCGACCGCGTCGCCATCGAAGCCGCTGCCGCCGACACCGCCACGGTGCCGGTCGACAGCCTCGAACTCGTGTCTCCCGTGACCGTACCCTGCCGGGTGGTCGCCCAGATGACGAACTTCGCCTCGCACGTCAAAGACGCCGGGATGGAACCGGCCTCGATCCCGTTGACCTTCTTCCGTAAATCGTCGGCGTCGATCACGGGCCCATCGGACGCGATCGTCAAACCCAGCCACGTGCAGTTCCTGGACTACGAAGTGGAGATCGGTCTGGTCATCGGCACCGACATCCCGGTGGGCAGCACCATCACCGAGGCCAACCTCGCCGACTACGTAGCCGGACTGGTGGTCACCAATGACGTCTCCGCGCGCGACATCCAGCTGCCCCAGACACAGTTCTACGAGGCCAAGTCCTACCCCACCTTTACGCCCGTCGGCCCGGCCCTGGTGCTGTTGACCGCCGCCGAGCTCAAGCGCTTCGGCGAGCTGCGACTACAGCTGCGCGTGAACGGCCAACTGCGGCAAGACATGCGCGTTGCCGGCGACATGATCTACCCGCCGCTGCAGGCCCTGCAATCGCTGACCCGCTTTCAAGACCTCAGTGCCGGCGACCTGATTCTGACCGGCACACCCGTGGGCACCGCGCTGAGTGCGCCGCACAAGGCTGTCGCGTTCATCGGGTCGCTGCTGCCGCCCGCCGTGAAATGGAAGGCCTTCTTCAAGAGCCAGGCGCGCAACCCGAAATACCTGCACGACGGTGACGTCGTCGAGACGACCATCGCCACCGATGACGGCTCCATCGACCTCGGCGCCCAGCGCAACATCGTGAAGTACGCATGA
- a CDS encoding FAD-dependent monooxygenase, with protein sequence MIEPSPTDRIPVLIAGGGPVGLTLALTLARQGVPALLVERNPSTTTHPKMDITNGRSMELYRQLGIADELRKVAVPEDNPFDVAWVTKLSGWELARFRYPGVAARRDAIRACIDGTMALEPPMRVSQAILEPALKEILETRTGVDVRYGWALQSFRQDAGGVDAVINCSATGETRTVRADYLAGCDGAGSIVRRELGIALHDIDIRRMAAREIGLRKMVAGTVRAFMDQRQTPMDGRVYMVHFTSPAREILERFGTTWHTQSPEGWTLISQNDRDTWTLHTLIGVGVKTEAIDPKQFLFARLGVEFDCDIIVANEWRPRLSLADSYGHGRVWLAGDSAHQVVPNGGYGMNTGVGDGVGLGWALAAVVNGWGGPRLLSAYAAERRGVGIANRDASARHTMVRLAIQMANRASLSGQNWSGERDRARLGREILDLGNLENEADGIEYGYRYDTSPVVCTEPSCPPAGPSHRYIPSTVPGARPPSVFLPDGTALFDLFGPGFTLLRFTDIDITDLMAAADDRGVPLTVVDVRDAHTRKLYERDLVLIRPDQHVAWRGDHGPADALAVIDKVRGAVGAAVTASRKEYAR encoded by the coding sequence ATGATCGAACCCTCCCCGACTGACCGGATCCCGGTACTGATCGCCGGCGGCGGGCCGGTCGGCCTCACCTTGGCGCTGACCTTGGCCCGTCAGGGCGTGCCGGCACTACTCGTCGAACGCAATCCGTCGACGACGACGCACCCCAAGATGGACATCACCAATGGCCGCAGCATGGAGCTGTACCGGCAACTCGGCATCGCCGACGAACTACGCAAAGTGGCTGTCCCCGAGGACAATCCGTTCGACGTCGCGTGGGTCACCAAGCTCAGTGGGTGGGAGTTGGCGCGATTCCGCTACCCCGGGGTGGCCGCGCGCCGCGACGCCATCCGGGCCTGCATCGACGGGACCATGGCGTTGGAGCCCCCGATGCGGGTCTCCCAGGCGATTCTCGAACCGGCGCTGAAGGAGATCCTGGAGACGCGCACCGGCGTCGACGTCCGGTATGGGTGGGCATTGCAGTCGTTCCGCCAGGACGCCGGCGGCGTCGACGCCGTCATCAACTGCAGCGCCACCGGCGAGACCCGGACCGTACGCGCGGACTATCTGGCCGGTTGCGACGGCGCCGGCAGCATCGTGCGACGCGAACTGGGAATCGCGTTGCACGACATCGATATCCGCCGTATGGCCGCCCGCGAAATCGGGCTGCGCAAAATGGTCGCGGGCACGGTGCGGGCATTCATGGACCAGCGACAGACCCCGATGGACGGCCGCGTGTACATGGTGCATTTCACTTCCCCGGCCCGCGAGATCTTGGAGCGGTTCGGCACCACCTGGCACACCCAGTCCCCCGAAGGCTGGACCCTCATCTCGCAGAACGACCGTGACACCTGGACGTTGCACACGCTGATCGGCGTGGGAGTGAAGACCGAGGCGATCGATCCGAAGCAGTTCCTGTTCGCCCGCCTGGGAGTCGAATTCGACTGCGACATCATCGTTGCCAACGAGTGGCGGCCCCGGCTGTCGCTGGCCGACTCGTACGGGCACGGCCGAGTCTGGCTGGCCGGCGACTCCGCCCACCAGGTGGTGCCCAACGGTGGCTACGGCATGAACACCGGTGTCGGCGACGGGGTCGGGCTGGGCTGGGCGCTGGCCGCCGTTGTCAACGGCTGGGGCGGTCCGCGCCTGCTCAGTGCGTACGCGGCCGAACGCCGCGGCGTCGGGATCGCCAATCGGGATGCCTCAGCACGCCACACCATGGTGCGCCTGGCCATCCAAATGGCAAACCGCGCTTCGCTTTCCGGGCAGAACTGGTCAGGTGAACGCGACCGCGCACGCCTGGGACGCGAGATTCTGGATCTCGGCAACCTCGAAAACGAGGCCGACGGAATCGAGTACGGATACCGCTATGACACCTCACCGGTCGTCTGTACGGAACCGAGCTGCCCGCCGGCCGGCCCCTCACATCGGTACATCCCGAGCACCGTGCCGGGTGCCCGCCCGCCGAGTGTCTTCCTGCCCGATGGCACAGCGTTGTTCGATCTGTTCGGCCCCGGATTCACCCTGCTGCGTTTCACCGATATCGATATCACCGACTTGATGGCGGCGGCCGACGACCGCGGTGTCCCACTGACCGTCGTCGACGTCCGCGACGCACACACCCGCAAGCTCTACGAGCGCGACCTGGTGCTCATCCGTCCCGATCAGCACGTCGCATGGCGCGGAGACCACGGCCCCGCCGACGCGCTGGCCGTGATCGACAAGGTCCGGGGTGCGGTCGGCGCCGCGGTCACAGCGTCACGAAAGGAGTACGCACGATGA
- a CDS encoding TetR/AcrR family transcriptional regulator, which yields MTTTDDRIVTAAVRLFVEKGTTQVTISELAQEANVARGTLYRNVGSMDDLFDRVVSEVTADLHRRVSASFLAAATDDAATRLATGIRMWVRYGHENPMLGRFAVKFGLSEETLRTWMAGPPSSDVDAGVAAGRYQLGEIGVDSVASMVMGATVSAMWMVLEGHQTWREAGSATAELVLRALGIDTQEAHRIATEPLPALQPSA from the coding sequence ATGACCACAACTGACGACCGGATCGTGACGGCGGCAGTGCGGCTCTTCGTCGAGAAGGGCACCACGCAGGTCACCATCAGTGAGCTGGCGCAAGAGGCGAACGTGGCCCGCGGCACCCTGTACCGGAACGTCGGCTCGATGGACGATCTGTTCGATCGCGTCGTCAGTGAGGTCACCGCGGACCTGCATCGGCGCGTTTCGGCTTCGTTCCTGGCGGCGGCGACCGATGATGCCGCGACGAGGCTGGCCACGGGCATTCGGATGTGGGTGCGCTATGGGCACGAGAACCCCATGCTGGGACGGTTCGCCGTCAAGTTCGGCCTCAGCGAAGAGACGCTGCGCACCTGGATGGCCGGCCCGCCGAGCAGTGACGTCGACGCCGGCGTGGCGGCCGGCCGCTACCAGCTGGGTGAGATCGGAGTCGACAGCGTGGCCTCGATGGTCATGGGCGCCACGGTCAGCGCCATGTGGATGGTTCTGGAAGGTCATCAGACCTGGCGTGAGGCAGGCTCGGCCACTGCGGAACTTGTGTTGCGCGCCTTGGGGATCGACACCCAAGAGGCGCACCGCATCGCGACCGAGCCGCTGCCCGCACTGCAGCCGTCCGCCTGA
- a CDS encoding cellulase family glycosylhydrolase — protein MRPSLVAMPAVPDAGYGFSVGAPQSWMSDADADRELDAVARTRAEWMRVLIDWHIVEPVKGQYNWHYVDHWVNGSKKRGLKVLGLIAYSPTWARAPGSYFSAPPVNPADYAAFVTAVVQRYGDRVADWEIWNEPNLPLFFGFTDNRAAVYTELLKAAYPAIKAIQPDATVIAAGLSRATGPDAPTKFLADMYANGARKFFDATAMHPYVFPGGIAEDGDNGWSDLVRVHDLMTVNGDGDKKVWMTELGASTCAPQARGVSQDEQARQILQVLSGVAGTGWSGPAFIFAVRDTDTAKRDDLESNFGALLTSDWKPKYTAAVLAR, from the coding sequence GTGCGGCCTTCGCTCGTCGCGATGCCCGCGGTGCCCGACGCCGGTTATGGATTCAGCGTCGGCGCGCCGCAGTCCTGGATGAGCGACGCCGACGCCGACCGCGAACTCGATGCCGTGGCCCGAACGCGGGCGGAGTGGATGCGGGTGCTGATCGACTGGCACATCGTGGAACCTGTTAAGGGCCAATACAATTGGCACTACGTCGACCACTGGGTGAACGGCTCCAAGAAGCGTGGCCTGAAGGTGCTCGGCCTGATCGCGTACAGCCCCACGTGGGCTCGGGCGCCGGGTTCGTATTTCAGTGCGCCACCGGTGAATCCGGCGGACTACGCCGCCTTCGTCACGGCCGTCGTGCAGCGCTACGGCGACCGCGTCGCCGATTGGGAGATCTGGAACGAGCCGAATCTGCCGCTGTTCTTCGGATTCACCGACAACCGCGCTGCCGTCTACACCGAGCTGCTCAAGGCGGCCTATCCGGCGATCAAGGCCATTCAGCCCGACGCCACGGTCATCGCCGCCGGGCTCAGCCGCGCCACCGGCCCGGACGCGCCGACCAAATTCCTCGCCGACATGTACGCCAATGGCGCGCGGAAGTTCTTCGACGCCACCGCGATGCACCCGTATGTGTTCCCGGGCGGCATCGCCGAAGACGGCGACAACGGGTGGTCGGACCTGGTGCGCGTGCACGACCTGATGACCGTCAACGGCGACGGAGACAAGAAGGTGTGGATGACGGAACTGGGCGCCTCGACGTGCGCGCCGCAGGCCCGGGGCGTCAGCCAGGACGAGCAGGCGCGCCAGATTCTGCAGGTGCTGTCGGGCGTGGCGGGGACGGGTTGGAGCGGCCCGGCCTTCATCTTCGCGGTGCGTGACACCGACACCGCCAAGCGTGACGACCTCGAATCCAACTTCGGTGCGTTGCTGACGTCGGACTGGAAGCCCAAGTACACGGCGGCGGTGCTGGCTCGGTAG
- a CDS encoding siderophore-interacting protein produces MAGRPIHTFEVLRTQRLTPHMIRVVFGGNGFDTFTPKEFTDSYVKFVIVPTGVQVADLAQPLTLDSFEELPADQRPTVRTYTVRSVDVEQRELTVDFVVHGDTGVAGPWAASLAPGDPAYLMGPNGAYAPNPAADWHLLAGDEAGLPALSTALEALPPNAIGQAFIEVDGPDDELELTAPAGVKIQWIHRGGRADLVPDDQAGDNAPLIAAVRAADWLPGQVQVFVHGEAQTVMHNLRPYLRKERGVGAEWASISGYWRRGRTEETFRQWKAELAKAEAEA; encoded by the coding sequence GTGGCAGGCCGTCCGATTCATACGTTCGAAGTACTCCGCACCCAGCGCCTGACCCCGCACATGATTCGTGTTGTGTTCGGCGGCAACGGGTTCGACACCTTCACTCCCAAGGAATTCACAGATTCCTACGTCAAGTTCGTCATCGTGCCCACCGGTGTCCAGGTGGCCGATCTCGCGCAGCCGCTCACGCTGGACAGCTTCGAGGAGCTGCCGGCCGACCAGCGCCCGACGGTGCGGACCTACACCGTGCGCAGCGTCGACGTCGAGCAGCGCGAACTCACCGTCGACTTCGTCGTACACGGCGACACCGGCGTGGCCGGGCCGTGGGCGGCGTCGTTGGCGCCAGGCGACCCCGCGTATCTCATGGGACCCAATGGGGCATACGCGCCCAACCCGGCCGCCGACTGGCACCTGCTGGCCGGCGACGAAGCCGGGCTGCCGGCGCTGAGCACCGCGCTGGAAGCGTTGCCGCCCAACGCGATCGGCCAGGCCTTCATCGAAGTCGACGGACCGGACGACGAACTCGAGTTGACCGCGCCGGCCGGCGTGAAGATCCAGTGGATCCACCGCGGCGGCCGCGCCGACCTCGTGCCCGATGACCAGGCCGGCGACAACGCGCCGCTCATCGCGGCGGTCCGGGCGGCCGACTGGCTGCCCGGCCAGGTCCAGGTGTTCGTGCACGGTGAGGCGCAGACCGTCATGCACAACCTGCGGCCCTACCTGCGCAAGGAGCGCGGCGTCGGCGCCGAATGGGCGTCCATCTCCGGCTACTGGCGCCGCGGCCGGACCGAAGAGACCTTCCGGCAGTGGAAGGCCGAGCTGGCGAAGGCCGAAGCCGAGGCATAG
- a CDS encoding lactate 2-monooxygenase, whose protein sequence is MAFGDYQLEIYLQGLGGVVPTLPISFAELEERAQAAMPPSIWSYVAGGAGDERTQRVNVSAFERWGLMPRMLVGATERDLTIDLFGLKLPSPLFLAPIGVMGICARDGHGDLHAARAAAQTGVPMMVSTLTSDPLEDVAAEFGDTPGFFQLYTPKDRDLAASLVSRAEAAGYQGIVVTLDTWVPGWRPRDLSTANFPQLRGHCLSNYTSDPVFRAKLPAPPEQNPQGVVMQWVQDFGNPLTWDDLPWLRSLTKLPLLVKGICHPDDARRVRDAGLDGIYCSNHGGRQANGGIPAIDCLPGVVAAADGLPVLFDSGVRTGADVVKALALGATAVGIGRPYAYGMALAGTAGVVHVVRSLLAETDLTMAIDGYRSLAELTPDALRRVDA, encoded by the coding sequence ATGGCGTTCGGTGACTATCAACTCGAGATTTACCTGCAGGGGCTCGGCGGTGTCGTCCCGACGCTGCCGATCTCGTTCGCGGAACTCGAGGAGCGCGCCCAGGCCGCGATGCCGCCGTCGATCTGGTCGTACGTCGCCGGCGGCGCCGGTGACGAGCGGACGCAACGCGTCAACGTCAGCGCCTTCGAGCGCTGGGGCCTCATGCCGCGGATGCTGGTCGGGGCCACCGAGCGGGACCTGACGATCGACCTGTTCGGGCTGAAGCTGCCATCGCCGTTGTTCCTCGCGCCCATCGGCGTCATGGGCATCTGTGCCCGCGACGGCCACGGCGACCTGCATGCCGCGCGGGCTGCGGCCCAGACCGGGGTGCCGATGATGGTCTCGACGCTCACCAGCGATCCGCTGGAGGACGTCGCCGCCGAATTCGGTGATACCCCAGGCTTTTTCCAGCTGTACACCCCGAAAGACCGCGATTTGGCGGCGAGCCTCGTCAGCCGTGCCGAAGCGGCGGGGTACCAGGGCATCGTCGTCACCCTCGACACCTGGGTACCCGGCTGGCGTCCCCGCGACCTGTCGACGGCCAACTTCCCGCAGCTGCGCGGCCACTGTCTGTCCAACTACACCAGCGACCCGGTCTTCCGTGCCAAGCTGCCCGCGCCGCCCGAGCAGAACCCACAGGGCGTGGTGATGCAGTGGGTGCAGGACTTCGGCAACCCGCTGACCTGGGACGACCTGCCCTGGCTGCGATCGCTGACGAAGTTGCCGCTGCTGGTCAAGGGCATCTGTCACCCCGACGACGCGCGGCGCGTCCGCGACGCCGGCCTCGACGGCATCTACTGCTCCAACCACGGCGGCCGGCAGGCCAACGGCGGAATTCCGGCCATCGACTGCCTGCCCGGCGTCGTCGCGGCGGCCGACGGACTGCCGGTGCTGTTCGACTCCGGCGTCCGGACCGGCGCCGACGTCGTCAAAGCGCTGGCGCTGGGGGCGACGGCGGTCGGCATCGGCCGGCCGTACGCGTACGGCATGGCGCTGGCCGGCACCGCCGGCGTCGTTCACGTGGTGCGGTCCCTGCTGGCCGAGACCGACCTGACCATGGCCATCGACGGCTACCGCTCACTGGCCGAACTGACGCCGGATGCCTTGCGTCGCGTCGACGCCTGA
- a CDS encoding Fic family protein: protein MQAALDLSGTIDAAAILAMHAALMVNQPRHTPGQWRTEPVWIGRGSTPVGATFVGPRHELIPAAIDDLIAFTRRTDTAVLPLIAVAHAQFETLHPFTDGNGRTGRALVQAMLRNKALTRQITVPVSAGLLADTDGYIGALTAYREGDAAPIVERFAEASLRATVNGRQLVTDLRTIRASWNDRITARADSGAWKVADLLTSRPVINAALLVDKGIVAQTAHAQRVLTPLVEAGVIIETTAGRRNRVWRSPEVLAALDAFAERAGRRVDA, encoded by the coding sequence ATGCAGGCTGCGTTGGATCTCTCGGGGACCATCGACGCCGCAGCCATCCTCGCGATGCACGCCGCGCTCATGGTCAATCAGCCACGGCACACCCCGGGGCAATGGCGTACCGAGCCGGTGTGGATCGGTCGTGGATCGACACCTGTCGGTGCGACATTCGTAGGCCCACGTCACGAACTCATTCCCGCTGCGATCGACGACCTCATCGCGTTCACGAGGCGCACCGACACCGCAGTACTGCCGCTGATCGCGGTAGCCCACGCTCAATTCGAGACGCTGCACCCGTTTACCGACGGCAACGGTCGCACCGGGCGTGCGCTGGTCCAGGCAATGCTGCGCAATAAGGCACTGACTCGTCAGATCACTGTGCCGGTGTCGGCGGGGTTGCTGGCCGATACGGACGGATACATCGGGGCACTTACGGCGTACCGGGAGGGTGACGCCGCGCCCATCGTGGAGCGATTTGCCGAGGCAAGTCTGCGCGCCACGGTCAACGGTCGGCAGCTGGTCACAGACCTGCGTACCATCCGCGCCAGCTGGAACGACAGGATCACCGCGCGTGCGGATTCAGGAGCGTGGAAGGTGGCCGACCTACTGACCAGCCGCCCCGTGATCAATGCCGCACTGCTCGTGGACAAAGGCATTGTGGCCCAGACTGCACACGCCCAGCGCGTACTGACTCCATTGGTTGAGGCAGGCGTGATCATCGAGACCACCGCTGGGCGCCGCAATCGCGTATGGCGATCCCCGGAAGTTCTTGCTGCGCTCGATGCGTTCGCCGAACGTGCGGGCAGGCGCGTCGACGCCTGA
- a CDS encoding tyrosine recombinase XerC yields MHQAVLDEFDQYLELECGRSEHTRRAYLGDLRSLGEFLGDDATLADLDLMTLRSWLAEQAARGAARTTLSRRTSAVKTFTAWAVRRGLLETDPAVRLQTPKAHRALPAVLRQDQAVDAMSAANSGAEQGDPVALRDRLIVEMLYATGIRVSELCGLDIDDVDQSRRLLRVLGKGDKERTVPFGEPAFNALRAWLSDGRPALAVATSGPALLLGARGRRLDPRQARTVVHQTISAVDGAPDIGPHGLRHSAATHLLEGGADLRVVQELLGHSSLATTQLYTHVTVARLRAVHDQAHPRA; encoded by the coding sequence GTGCACCAGGCGGTTCTCGACGAGTTCGATCAGTACCTCGAACTCGAATGCGGGCGTTCCGAGCACACGCGGCGCGCCTATCTCGGTGACCTGCGGTCGTTGGGGGAATTCCTCGGCGACGACGCGACCCTCGCGGACCTGGACCTCATGACGCTGCGGTCGTGGCTCGCCGAACAGGCCGCCAGGGGCGCCGCCCGGACCACGCTGTCCCGCCGGACCTCGGCGGTCAAGACCTTCACTGCGTGGGCCGTGCGGCGCGGGCTGCTCGAGACCGACCCGGCCGTCCGGCTGCAGACCCCCAAGGCGCATCGTGCGCTGCCCGCAGTGCTGCGTCAGGACCAGGCCGTCGATGCCATGTCGGCGGCGAATTCCGGTGCCGAACAAGGTGATCCGGTGGCGCTGCGGGACCGGCTGATCGTCGAGATGCTGTATGCCACCGGCATCCGTGTCAGCGAGCTGTGCGGCCTGGACATCGATGATGTCGACCAGAGCCGCCGGTTGCTGCGCGTGCTCGGTAAAGGCGACAAGGAGCGCACCGTGCCCTTCGGGGAACCGGCCTTCAACGCGCTGCGGGCCTGGCTGTCCGACGGCCGCCCGGCGCTGGCGGTCGCGACGTCCGGCCCGGCGCTGCTGCTCGGGGCACGGGGACGACGCCTCGACCCCCGACAGGCGCGAACCGTCGTGCACCAGACGATCTCGGCGGTGGACGGTGCACCCGACATCGGGCCGCACGGCTTGCGCCACAGCGCGGCCACCCACCTGCTGGAAGGTGGTGCCGACCTGCGCGTGGTGCAGGAGCTACTGGGGCATTCATCGCTCGCGACGACGCAGCTCTACACGCACGTGACCGTCGCCCGGCTGCGCGCCGTCCACGACCAGGCCCACCCTCGGGCCTAA
- a CDS encoding M23 family metallopeptidase has protein sequence MRTLLALLLAGLGSTGVAHATDDRLDWPLRPRPAVVRTFDAPRPNWQRGHRGVDLAGAAGQTVYAAGPGTVVFAGELAGRPVVSVAHPGGLRTSYEPVRAAVRAGAVVAAGTPLGTLLAGHPGCASCLHWGAMWGASSDADYVDPLGLLATTPIRLKPL, from the coding sequence ATGCGGACTCTACTGGCGCTCCTGCTCGCCGGACTCGGCTCGACCGGCGTGGCGCACGCCACCGACGACCGCCTGGACTGGCCGCTGCGGCCGCGACCGGCCGTCGTGCGCACGTTCGACGCGCCGCGGCCGAACTGGCAGCGCGGGCATCGGGGCGTCGACCTCGCCGGTGCCGCCGGCCAGACGGTGTACGCCGCCGGCCCGGGCACCGTGGTGTTCGCCGGCGAGCTCGCAGGCCGGCCCGTCGTGTCGGTCGCTCATCCGGGCGGGCTGCGGACCAGCTACGAGCCCGTCCGGGCGGCGGTGCGCGCCGGCGCCGTCGTCGCGGCGGGTACGCCGCTCGGCACGCTGCTGGCCGGGCACCCCGGCTGCGCGAGCTGTCTGCACTGGGGCGCCATGTGGGGCGCGTCGTCCGACGCCGACTACGTCGATCCCCTCGGCCTGCTCGCCACCACCCCGATCCGCCTCAAGCCCCTTTGA